One region of Macadamia integrifolia cultivar HAES 741 chromosome 11, SCU_Mint_v3, whole genome shotgun sequence genomic DNA includes:
- the LOC122093499 gene encoding nudix hydrolase 8-like, with translation MGQQLFDMRTLSAPKIVRLEGRAFSNLFPGHLGGVKITRQFCSCRGIFLKASYSTTRTSSQAINSVRQDKLAVVNGSSQILGAIEASSILFSRETSVLDAFEDEYEGIVVNSERLPSNPHTFASILQSSLSRWKREGKKGVWLKIPLEQSELVPIAVKQGFQYHHAEREYIMLTYWIPGGPDLLPANASHQVGVGGFAINDKNEVLVVQEKHCAPAYVGSWKLPTGFILESEEIFTGVVREVKEETGIDTEFLEVIAFRHAHNVAFRKSDLFFICMLRPLSTEIKVDDLEIQAAKWMPLSEFLEQPVIREDNMFKKMIDICIARLGKHYCGLAAHQVVSKFDGKSSSLYYNVVEATDFNCLGG, from the exons ATGGGGCAACAATTGTTTGATATGAGAACTTTATCTGCGCCGAAGATAGTGCGCTTGGAAGGTAGGGCTTTCTCAAATCTGTTTCCAGGGCATCTGGGTGGTGTTAAAATCACACGACAGTTCTGTTCTTGCAGAG GTATTTTTCTGAAGGCTTCTTATTCAACTACAAGAACTTCAAGCCAAGCTATCAATTCAGTTAGGCAAGATAAACTTGCAGTGGTAAATGGTTCATCTCAGATATTAGGAGCAATTGAGGCAAGCTCAATTCTTTTTTCTAGAGAAACAAGTGTACTTGATGCCTTCGAAGATGAATATGAGGGAATTGTTGTCAATTCAGAAAGATTACCTTCTAATCCACATACCTTCGCTTCTATCTTGCAGTCTTCTCTTTCTCGTTGGAAACGAGAG GGAAAGAAGGGAGTTTGGCTCAAGATACCTCTGGAACAATCTGAGCTTGTTCCTATTGCAGTGAAG CAAGGTTTCCAGTACCATCATGCAGAGCGAGAATACATAATGTTGACATACTGGATTCCTGGAGGACCTGATCTGCTTCCTGCTAATGCTTCGCATCAAGTGGGAGTTGGGGGATTTGctataaatgacaaaaatgag GTCCTTGTTGTTCAAGAGAAGCATTGTGCCCCAGCATATGTTGGCTCTTGGAAATTACCGACAGGTTTCATTCTTGAG TCAGAGGAGATTTTTACTGGAGTTGTAAGAGAAGTCAAGGAGGAAACTGGT ATTGATACAGAATTTCTGGAAGTGATTGCTTTTAG ACATGCACACAATGTGGCTTTCAGAAAGTCGGATTTGTTCTTCATATGCATGCTAAGACCATTATCAACTGAGATCAAAGTAGATGATCTTGAAATTCAAGCTGCCAAG TGGATGCCATTGTCTGAATTTCTCGAACAACCAGTCATCCGAGAGGACAATATGTTCAAGAAAATGATTGATATCTGCATTGCACGACTGGGGAAACATTATTGTGGATTAGCTGCCCACCAAGTGGTCTCAAAATTTGATGGAAAGTCATCCTCCCTGTATTATAATGTTGTTGAGGCTACAGATTTCAACTGTCTTGGTGGTTAA
- the LOC122092861 gene encoding deSI-like protein At4g17486 isoform X1: MRPFLSRSVATKEQSNGRGNRAQLYLNVYDLTPINNYLYWFGLGIYHSGIEVHGMEYAFGAHEYPTSGVFEVEPRCCPGFIYRRSVLLGSTDMSRSEFRSFMEHFAGKYHGDSYHLIAKNCNHFTNDVSTRLTGKCIPGWVNRLARLVSGSFCNCLLPESIQVTAIRHLPDHPAYSVQRHSMYHQTRSPRMLVQNHHRITPWNMFSFCLTLFFPYTNQQKMGLTLLHHHQKKTVRRTPIITCLLRQIVMWHL; encoded by the exons ATGCGCCCGTTTTTGTCGCGCTCGGTAGCTACGAAGGAGCAGAGTAATGGAAGAGGTAATCGTGCTCAGTTGTACCTTAACGTCTATGATCTAACGCCCATAAACAACTACCTGTACTGGTTTGGACTTGGAATCTACCACTCCGGAATTGAAG TACATGGTATGGAGTATGCATTTGGAGCCCATGAGTACCCAACGAGTGGAGTATTTGAAGTGGAGCCAAGATGCTGTCCTGGTTTTATCTACCGACGGTCAGTGTTATTGGGCAGTACTGATATGTCCCGTTCAGAGTTCCGGTCATTCATGGAACATTTTGCTGGAAAATATCACGGGGATTCCTACCATTTAATTGCAAAGAACTGCAACCATTTTACCAATGATGTTTCCACGCGTCTCACCGGAAAATGTATTCCTGGTTGGGTAAATCGATTGGCTCGATTAG TTTCAGGTTCTTTCTGCAACTGTCTACTACCAGAGAGTATTCAGGTTACAGCAATTAGGCATCTACCTGATCATCCAGCATATTCTG tTCAGAGGCACAGCATGTACCATCAGACTAGGAGTCCTCGTATGTTGGTTCAGAACCATCACAGGATCACTCCTTGGAACATGTTCTCTTTCTGTCTGACATTATTTTTTCCGTATACGAATCAACAGAAGATGGGTCTGACTCTATtgcatcatcaccagaagaa
- the LOC122092861 gene encoding deSI-like protein At4g17486 isoform X7, protein MRPFLSRSVATKEQSNGRGNRAQLYLNVYDLTPINNYLYWFGLGIYHSGIEVHGMEYAFGAHEYPTSGVFEVEPRCCPGFIYRRSVLLGSTDMSRSEFRSFMEHFAGKYHGDSYHLIAKNCNHFTNDVSTRLTGKCIPGWVNRLARLVSGSFCNCLLPESIQVTAIRHLPDHPAYSEAQHVPSD, encoded by the exons ATGCGCCCGTTTTTGTCGCGCTCGGTAGCTACGAAGGAGCAGAGTAATGGAAGAGGTAATCGTGCTCAGTTGTACCTTAACGTCTATGATCTAACGCCCATAAACAACTACCTGTACTGGTTTGGACTTGGAATCTACCACTCCGGAATTGAAG TACATGGTATGGAGTATGCATTTGGAGCCCATGAGTACCCAACGAGTGGAGTATTTGAAGTGGAGCCAAGATGCTGTCCTGGTTTTATCTACCGACGGTCAGTGTTATTGGGCAGTACTGATATGTCCCGTTCAGAGTTCCGGTCATTCATGGAACATTTTGCTGGAAAATATCACGGGGATTCCTACCATTTAATTGCAAAGAACTGCAACCATTTTACCAATGATGTTTCCACGCGTCTCACCGGAAAATGTATTCCTGGTTGGGTAAATCGATTGGCTCGATTAG TTTCAGGTTCTTTCTGCAACTGTCTACTACCAGAGAGTATTCAGGTTACAGCAATTAGGCATCTACCTGATCATCCAGCATATTCTG AGGCACAGCATGTACCATCAGACTAG
- the LOC122092861 gene encoding deSI-like protein At4g17486 isoform X2 has product MRPFLSRSVATKEQSNGRGNRAQLYLNVYDLTPINNYLYWFGLGIYHSGIEVHGMEYAFGAHEYPTSGVFEVEPRCCPGFIYRRSVLLGSTDMSRSEFRSFMEHFAGKYHGDSYHLIAKNCNHFTNDVSTRLTGKCIPGWVNRLARLGSFCNCLLPESIQVTAIRHLPDHPAYSVQRHSMYHQTRSPRMLVQNHHRITPWNMFSFCLTLFFPYTNQQKMGLTLLHHHQKKTVRRTPIITCLLRQIVMWHL; this is encoded by the exons ATGCGCCCGTTTTTGTCGCGCTCGGTAGCTACGAAGGAGCAGAGTAATGGAAGAGGTAATCGTGCTCAGTTGTACCTTAACGTCTATGATCTAACGCCCATAAACAACTACCTGTACTGGTTTGGACTTGGAATCTACCACTCCGGAATTGAAG TACATGGTATGGAGTATGCATTTGGAGCCCATGAGTACCCAACGAGTGGAGTATTTGAAGTGGAGCCAAGATGCTGTCCTGGTTTTATCTACCGACGGTCAGTGTTATTGGGCAGTACTGATATGTCCCGTTCAGAGTTCCGGTCATTCATGGAACATTTTGCTGGAAAATATCACGGGGATTCCTACCATTTAATTGCAAAGAACTGCAACCATTTTACCAATGATGTTTCCACGCGTCTCACCGGAAAATGTATTCCTGGTTGGGTAAATCGATTGGCTCGATTAG GTTCTTTCTGCAACTGTCTACTACCAGAGAGTATTCAGGTTACAGCAATTAGGCATCTACCTGATCATCCAGCATATTCTG tTCAGAGGCACAGCATGTACCATCAGACTAGGAGTCCTCGTATGTTGGTTCAGAACCATCACAGGATCACTCCTTGGAACATGTTCTCTTTCTGTCTGACATTATTTTTTCCGTATACGAATCAACAGAAGATGGGTCTGACTCTATtgcatcatcaccagaagaa
- the LOC122092861 gene encoding deSI-like protein At4g17486 isoform X8, whose amino-acid sequence MRPFLSRSVATKEQSNGRGNRAQLYLNVYDLTPINNYLYWFGLGIYHSGIEVHGMEYAFGAHEYPTSGVFEVEPRCCPGFIYRRSVLLGSTDMSRSEFRSFMEHFAGKYHGDSYHLIAKNCNHFTNDVSTRLTGKCIPGWVNRLARLGSFCNCLLPESIQVTAIRHLPDHPAYSEAQHVPSD is encoded by the exons ATGCGCCCGTTTTTGTCGCGCTCGGTAGCTACGAAGGAGCAGAGTAATGGAAGAGGTAATCGTGCTCAGTTGTACCTTAACGTCTATGATCTAACGCCCATAAACAACTACCTGTACTGGTTTGGACTTGGAATCTACCACTCCGGAATTGAAG TACATGGTATGGAGTATGCATTTGGAGCCCATGAGTACCCAACGAGTGGAGTATTTGAAGTGGAGCCAAGATGCTGTCCTGGTTTTATCTACCGACGGTCAGTGTTATTGGGCAGTACTGATATGTCCCGTTCAGAGTTCCGGTCATTCATGGAACATTTTGCTGGAAAATATCACGGGGATTCCTACCATTTAATTGCAAAGAACTGCAACCATTTTACCAATGATGTTTCCACGCGTCTCACCGGAAAATGTATTCCTGGTTGGGTAAATCGATTGGCTCGATTAG GTTCTTTCTGCAACTGTCTACTACCAGAGAGTATTCAGGTTACAGCAATTAGGCATCTACCTGATCATCCAGCATATTCTG AGGCACAGCATGTACCATCAGACTAG